The following are from one region of the Coffea eugenioides isolate CCC68of chromosome 2, Ceug_1.0, whole genome shotgun sequence genome:
- the LOC113761704 gene encoding non-structural maintenance of chromosomes element 3 homolog codes for MSSARDELSQFDISNEEKDKLVGEVIRCILFKTTQNNGCPIKREELTQIVTKKSYRQKNLPAFVINEAKSKLSSIFGYELRELQRSRPSSATQKTRVGSSQQSGADAKSYVIISQLPADVYKKYVENDETSHVTGFTFVVLGIIHLAGGKITEDNLWHHLRRLGLGENEDKLALEALVQQRYLQKDKVSGPEGYTLFYEFAERALDEAVNRRIKEYVMEIVQKDASPRDAD; via the exons ATGTCGTCCGCCAGAGACGAACTCTCCCAATTCGACATCTCTAACGAG gaAAAAGATAAGCTGGTTGGCGAAGTAATTCGATGCATTCTATTCAAAACGACACAAAATAATGGGTGTCCAATAAAGAGGGAAGAGCTGACCcaaattgttaccaaaaaaagTTACAGGCAGAAGAATTTACCTGCTTTTGTGATTAATGAGGCTAAATCTAAGCTTTCTAGCATTTTCGGGTACGAGCTGCGCGAGCTTCAACGGTCGCGCCCTTCTTCTGCCACCCAAAAGACCCGTGTCGGTTCTTCACAGCAAT CTGGGGCTGATGCGAAATCGTATGTAATTATAAGCCAGCTACCAGCAGATGTTTACAAGAAGTACGTGGAGAATGACGAGACATCCCATGTAACTGGTTTTACTTTTGTTGTCCTCGGTATTATCCACCTTGCTGGAGGCAAGATCACAGAAG ATAATCTTTGGCATCATTTGAGACGATTGGGATTGGGTGAGAATGAAGATAAACTGGCATTGGAAGCACTTGTCCAGCAGAG ATATTTACAGAAAGACAAAGTTAGTGGCCCTGAAGGTTATACTTTGTTCTATGAGTTTGCAGAGAGAGCTTTAGATGAAGCAGTCAATCGTAGAATAAAGGAATATGTAATGGAG ATTGTGCAAAAAGATGCCTCCCCAAGGGATGCTGATTAG
- the LOC113761705 gene encoding uncharacterized protein LOC113761705 — protein sequence MAGIAIVMDLLRKNPSLTGRTVHSYGLFSAKVAASAAATSAAAMAPFATWAFFGKGVPQVAYCDAGAAINGDYISRIRSVSENVFEEEDSVDYSTKEYIIELKPLFSAFHWKTLALTSLRSFLLFYLPLLEPHANMDDDDDDFLQDTHEERVNLVVPFKKSVKQIVRETTVVTTRRVLERLAVHYVSQRLAWKLLKDTPKSAARKAQRGMPTSTYIYSVGRTTFRGHFLAVLASWLVQVGIDVYRFFLRVCGSKEETDEIDRAAELQLLGRKIYIATLRCGASLIFASIGAGLGAIIIRPTTGQWIGCALGDLAGPVILSFCVEKLFHVEL from the exons ATGGCGGGGATAGCTATAGTTATGGATCTTCTCAGGAAAAACCCAAGTTTAACTGGCCGGACAGTCCATTCTTATGGGCTCTTCTCAGCTAAAGTTGCTGCCTCTGCTGCCGCCACTTCTGCAGCTGCCATGGCTCCTTTTGCCACTTGGGCATTTTTTGG TAAAGGTGTTCCTCAAGTTGCTTACTGTGATGCTGGTGCAGCAATAAATGGAGATTACATATCTCGCATACGGAGTGTGTCTGAGAATGTTTTTGAAGAGGAGGACTCTGTAGATTACAGCACCAAAGAGTATATAATTGAGCTAAAACCTTTGTTCTCAGCATTTCATTGGAAGACTCTTGCTTTGACGTCACTGAGGTcttttctattattttatttgccTCTATTGGAGCCACATGCAAATATGGACGACGATGATGATGACTTTCTGCAGGATACTCACGAAGAACGTGTAAATTTGGTTGTTCCTTTTAAGAAATCTGTGAAGCAGATTGTACGCGAA ACCACTGTTGTAACTACAAGGCGCGTACTGGAAAGACTTGCTGTACATTATGTTTCACAGCGTTTGGCGTGGAAACTTCTAAAAG ATACGCCCAAGTCAGCTGCACGGAAGGCTCAAAGGGGAATGCCTACTTCAACATACATCTATTCTGTTGGCAGAACTACTTTTAGAG GACATTTCCTTGCAGTTCTAGCATCATGGCTGGTCCAAGTTGGCATAGATGTGTACCGCTTCTTTTTGCGTGTATGTGGTTCCAAAGAAGAAACTGATGAAATTGATAGAGCAGCAGAACTTCAGCTTCTTGGAAGAAAGATTTATATTGCTACTCTTAGGTGTGGTGCCTCACTCATTTTTGCTTCCATCGGGGCAGGACTAGGAGCAATTATTATCAGGCCTACAACGGGTCAATGGATTG GCTGTGCACTTGGGGATCTGGCAGGGCCTGTTATATTATCATTTTGTGTCGAGAAATTATTTCATGTAGAGTTATGA